Genomic DNA from Verrucomicrobiia bacterium:
CAGGCTGATTCCTCCGCCAAGCGACAGCAGTCCCACCGCGAATCCACCGCCCAACGCCAATCCTCCCACAGCGAATCCGCCGCCAAAGCTGATGGGAGCCACCGCCCACATGCAGCCAATGGCGAACAGCCCGCCGTATGCGATATCGCCCACCGCGATCCAGCCTTGGGCGGGGAGGATCTTGCCGTTTTGCCGGCAAAATAACCGGACATGAATGAGCGGAAGTCCCAGGAACGTCCAACGGCTCCGATACTCCAGCGGTTGGTAGGACACACTCCACGGCCAGGACCACCGCAAGCCAGCCGGCAGTGTCCCGGGCGGCAGCTTCGCCGCTTCCTCCCGCCGAATGCGTTGCTGGTTGCGATTGCCCCAAAAGATGAGCACCATGAGCGCGGCGCAATAACCAAGCAGCGTCCCAACAAACGCAACGACGACCAACAGTGGACGGGTCTTCCACCAAAAGTGGGTCAGCAATATGTCCGCGAAGAGGATCAGGCAGAACACCCCCACCAGCGCCAGGGTGTTCCATACCACCTTGATCATGAACTGCCGCTCGCGCGCGGACTGCGTGTTCTCGATGCTCATCTTCGCGCCGAACCAGCCTCCAAGAATCCCAATGATCGGCCCGAGAATCGCACCCGCGATACCAATGGACGCGGCGGCTTTCGCTGCCCCTCCGACCGCTGTCGCTCCCACGACCGCCGCTTTGGTCGAAGTCGCCATCACCGGTAGCGCTGCCAACACACCGAGCGTGAACCCCCGGCCGGGAGTCGTCTGCCGCAGCGCGCCTTCCACGAATGCCGTGACCTTTTCCGTCAACATCGTCCGCCCGCGCGACAGCCGTTGTTTCACCGCGTCCTCACTCAACTCCAGCGCGTCGGCGACCTCCGCAATGGATTGTTGCTGGCGGTAGAACAGCACCAACGGCTCGCGGTACGTCGTCGGCAATTCACCCAGCGAACGCCACAGAATTGCTTCCTCTTCTTTGCTGATGACGTGGTCGCTCGGTGTGGGCGCGTCCGCAGAGATTTCAACGCCCGAATCCAGCGCTTCGGCATTCGCCGTGGGAGTCCGCCGCTGTTTGCGGAAAGAATCAAGCGTGGCGTTACGCGCGATGCTGCACAACCACGACTTGAGCTTCGAAGGCTCGCGGAGTTGGCGTAGTTGGCACCACGCCGTGATGAAAGTCACCTGCGCGAGGTCTTCACTGGCCTGGAAGTTACCGCAAGCACTGTACGTCAATGCGCAGATGAGCGACTGGTACCGCTCCACGATCCGCCCGAACGCCTCGCGGTCGCCCTCTCGCGAGAGTTGGACCAGTCGCACATCATCCAGTGGTTCGGTTGCTGCAATGGTTCTCATGTCACCGGATACGACGCCCATCCTACGAAAAGGTGACAGGAAAAACGAGCCGCTTCTGCCGCCTCCGCCATATCTGGGCGTTTGCACAAATCCTGTCGGATTCCCACCAGCTGTGGCGATATAATCAACAAAGATGGAAACAAACGACCACGATTTGTTGCGCCAGTACGCCGAACGGCATTCGCAAGAAGCCTTTGCCGCGTTGGTCAGCCGCCATGTGAATCTGGTGTATTCCGTGGCGCTGCGCCGCGTGCAATCGCCGCACCTGGCCGAAGAAGTGTCCCAATCGGTCTTCACGGATCTGGCGCGAAATGCCGACAAGTTGAGGCCCGACACCGTTCTAGGCGCCTGGCTGCACAGT
This window encodes:
- a CDS encoding sigma-70 family RNA polymerase sigma factor, coding for MRTIAATEPLDDVRLVQLSREGDREAFGRIVERYQSLICALTYSACGNFQASEDLAQVTFITAWCQLRQLREPSKLKSWLCSIARNATLDSFRKQRRTPTANAEALDSGVEISADAPTPSDHVISKEEEAILWRSLGELPTTYREPLVLFYRQQQSIAEVADALELSEDAVKQRLSRGRTMLTEKVTAFVEGALRQTTPGRGFTLGVLAALPVMATSTKAAVVGATAVGGAAKAAASIGIAGAILGPIIGILGGWFGAKMSIENTQSARERQFMIKVVWNTLALVGVFCLILFADILLTHFWWKTRPLLVVVAFVGTLLGYCAALMVLIFWGNRNQQRIRREEAAKLPPGTLPAGLRWSWPWSVSYQPLEYRSRWTFLGLPLIHVRLFCRQNGKILPAQGWIAVGDIAYGGLFAIGCMWAVAPISFGGGFAVGGLALGGGFAVGLLSLGGGISL